A part of Streptomyces sp. NBC_01451 genomic DNA contains:
- a CDS encoding FG-GAP-like repeat-containing protein codes for MSDHDSHESHDTSEPTPPGRGGVRRGVAAAIALALLVGGATVLALSDDGPAAKNSPGAGARAKPAKSEVGAEDAAQRKARRTGKKVEVAALTDEFSRTFANPDGSFTYTASVAPVRAKNAQGKWAPVDTSLREGKAGWTTVNSPNPVTFSSGDPNRTPSKSKSKVNSAGLSSKSTNSGAGTAGESALNTAVYRATSKNSTVAVPAADDAEPAWTSLLTMSVEGHEIGVEWPGTLPEPVVEDNRALYEGVLPDVDLMLTARDSGYTHVLVIHTPEAAAALAADPPRYRFTSPTLAFSLDPSTDVMRGEDRNGNEISVSPTPFLWDSAGTHDTDAPATDPDAGIGGNEDAEDVEGWTSAVDRSAEADPESNPEEGTAGSGNSKDDADSRLDGGDIDPAAYARPASAANETLALPAVNGPGDGGHAATAGASLNQVSRVLTITPPGDYLAPTGAKAPVYPLFLDPSTSALRSNWTSVYKKYPSSSFYDGANYNQDTKEARVGFERDTWGTSRSFFKLKLQKSIKDADVSSATMKILETHSWSCSKRTMQVWRTDPFSGSTTWNRQPGWKRKITSKSFAYGWKSNSSCPDTNVNFTVTSLLQEAADNGWTSFNVGLVASTSSSAPTTSASSLETDTYSWKKFKAEGEGSPTIAVEYNRKPGNPTSVTMSPGSCDTSASPYINLGKTVPTISAKATDPDSDLAKLEFEVWREGSYDATHKYFSVPVDDGETAPVKLSSDRFTLSNGNNYVWRVRSWDKKVSSAWSPTSGSGFCRFHYDSDLPDSPSLVTSVQFPADSDNDSNGEVWSTVTFGTAGNFTFTKGADSDIVKFVFSVNNTTYDHYACAGTKQGTGAATCTTVITSTEDYTGMQPPAAGPNTLYVKAVDSAGNISPNPYKHTFYVTPRPSADAAGDLNGDGSPDYGHVTAAGNLWINTTDQNGKWNVSSWGQHDNGTLLRDAGTAPHIWNGDSANPLYALVTHNGDFAPGDGVTDWVIRTPDNRLFIYPGDGYGAINVRERVEVRLPANMPAPSTWSEMKAAGDLTGDGRPELFVAGGVGGGELWILSGYTGGAFTTATQHTTTSWEGRDFVAIADYNGDKAMDLTYRTTAGNIVLRKGILGSDGVSTVLSSLGTSAGSLDGDDTYASTTFTAASYPLVYGSPDISGDGIPDMIATNSAGALLLFAGSATANDASPDTLDADGWTTVKRLG; via the coding sequence TTGAGCGACCACGACAGTCACGAGAGCCACGACACCAGCGAACCAACACCCCCTGGCAGAGGGGGAGTTCGACGCGGCGTCGCCGCCGCGATCGCCCTCGCGCTGCTGGTCGGCGGTGCCACCGTCCTGGCCCTGAGCGACGACGGGCCGGCCGCGAAGAACTCGCCCGGGGCGGGCGCGAGGGCCAAGCCGGCGAAGAGCGAGGTCGGCGCCGAGGACGCGGCCCAGCGGAAGGCGCGCAGGACCGGCAAGAAAGTCGAAGTGGCCGCGCTCACCGACGAGTTCTCCCGGACGTTCGCCAATCCCGACGGCTCCTTCACCTACACGGCCTCCGTGGCGCCGGTGCGGGCGAAGAACGCCCAGGGAAAGTGGGCCCCGGTCGACACCTCGCTGCGGGAGGGAAAGGCCGGCTGGACCACCGTGAACAGCCCCAATCCCGTGACTTTCAGCTCGGGGGACCCGAACCGCACCCCAAGTAAAAGTAAATCCAAGGTAAACAGTGCGGGTCTTTCCAGTAAATCCACCAATTCGGGGGCGGGCACTGCCGGGGAGTCGGCCCTCAACACCGCCGTCTATCGCGCGACGAGCAAGAACTCGACTGTCGCCGTACCGGCCGCCGACGACGCCGAACCCGCCTGGACCTCACTCCTGACGATGTCCGTCGAGGGCCACGAGATCGGCGTCGAGTGGCCCGGCACGCTCCCGGAGCCGGTCGTCGAGGACAACCGGGCGCTGTACGAGGGTGTGCTGCCGGACGTCGACCTGATGCTGACCGCGCGGGACAGCGGGTACACCCATGTCCTGGTCATCCACACCCCTGAGGCCGCCGCCGCGCTGGCCGCCGACCCGCCCCGCTACCGCTTCACCTCACCCACGCTCGCCTTCTCGCTCGACCCGTCAACCGACGTCATGCGGGGCGAGGACAGGAACGGCAACGAGATATCCGTCTCGCCCACCCCGTTCCTGTGGGACTCGGCGGGCACACACGACACGGACGCCCCGGCCACCGACCCGGACGCCGGCATCGGCGGCAACGAGGACGCGGAGGACGTCGAGGGCTGGACCTCGGCCGTGGACAGGTCCGCCGAGGCCGACCCCGAGAGCAACCCCGAGGAGGGCACGGCCGGTTCCGGGAACTCGAAGGACGACGCCGACTCCCGGCTCGACGGCGGGGACATCGACCCCGCCGCCTACGCTCGGCCGGCCTCCGCCGCGAACGAGACCCTCGCGCTGCCCGCCGTCAACGGTCCCGGCGACGGCGGCCACGCGGCCACCGCGGGGGCTTCCCTGAACCAGGTCAGCCGCGTCCTGACCATCACCCCGCCAGGCGACTACCTCGCCCCGACGGGCGCCAAGGCACCGGTCTACCCACTGTTCCTGGACCCCTCGACCTCCGCGCTGCGGTCCAACTGGACCAGCGTGTACAAGAAGTACCCCAGCTCCAGCTTCTACGACGGTGCCAACTACAACCAGGACACCAAGGAGGCCCGCGTCGGCTTCGAGCGGGACACCTGGGGCACCTCACGCTCGTTCTTCAAGCTCAAGCTCCAGAAGTCCATCAAGGACGCGGACGTCTCCAGCGCGACCATGAAGATCCTGGAGACCCACTCCTGGTCGTGCAGCAAGCGCACCATGCAGGTGTGGCGTACCGACCCCTTCTCCGGCTCCACCACATGGAACCGTCAGCCCGGCTGGAAGCGGAAGATCACCTCCAAGTCCTTCGCCTACGGCTGGAAGTCCAACAGCTCCTGCCCCGACACCAACGTCAACTTCACGGTCACCTCGCTGCTCCAGGAGGCCGCGGACAACGGCTGGACGTCCTTCAACGTGGGCCTGGTGGCCTCGACCTCCTCCTCCGCCCCGACCACCTCGGCGTCGAGCCTGGAGACGGACACGTACTCCTGGAAGAAGTTCAAGGCCGAGGGCGAGGGTTCGCCGACGATCGCCGTCGAGTACAACCGCAAGCCGGGCAACCCGACCTCGGTCACCATGAGCCCCGGCTCCTGCGACACCAGCGCGTCGCCCTACATCAACCTGGGCAAGACCGTCCCGACGATCAGCGCCAAGGCCACCGACCCCGACAGCGACCTCGCCAAGCTGGAGTTCGAGGTCTGGCGCGAGGGGTCGTACGACGCCACCCACAAGTACTTCTCCGTCCCGGTGGACGACGGCGAGACCGCCCCGGTCAAGCTCAGCTCCGACCGGTTCACGCTGTCCAACGGCAACAACTACGTGTGGCGGGTGCGTTCCTGGGACAAGAAGGTCAGCAGCGCCTGGTCGCCCACCAGCGGCTCCGGGTTCTGCCGCTTCCACTACGACTCCGACCTGCCCGACTCGCCCTCCCTGGTCACCTCGGTCCAGTTCCCCGCCGACAGTGACAACGACAGCAACGGCGAGGTCTGGTCCACGGTCACGTTCGGCACCGCCGGGAACTTCACCTTCACCAAGGGCGCCGACAGCGACATCGTGAAGTTCGTCTTCTCCGTCAACAACACCACGTACGACCACTACGCCTGCGCGGGCACCAAGCAGGGCACGGGCGCGGCCACCTGCACCACCGTCATCACGTCGACGGAGGACTACACCGGGATGCAGCCACCGGCGGCAGGCCCCAACACCCTGTACGTCAAGGCCGTCGACTCGGCGGGCAACATCTCGCCCAACCCGTACAAGCACACCTTCTACGTCACCCCGCGCCCGAGCGCCGACGCCGCCGGCGACCTCAACGGCGACGGTTCCCCCGACTACGGTCACGTCACCGCCGCCGGGAACCTCTGGATCAACACGACGGACCAGAACGGCAAGTGGAACGTCAGCTCCTGGGGCCAGCACGACAACGGGACCCTGCTGCGGGACGCCGGCACCGCCCCGCACATCTGGAACGGCGACAGCGCCAACCCCCTGTACGCGCTGGTGACCCACAACGGCGACTTCGCACCCGGCGACGGTGTCACCGACTGGGTGATCCGTACGCCCGACAACCGGCTGTTCATCTATCCCGGTGACGGCTACGGCGCCATCAACGTCAGGGAGCGCGTCGAGGTCCGGCTGCCCGCCAACATGCCCGCCCCGTCCACCTGGTCGGAGATGAAGGCGGCGGGCGACCTCACCGGCGACGGCCGGCCGGAGCTGTTCGTCGCGGGCGGGGTGGGCGGCGGCGAGCTGTGGATCCTCTCCGGGTACACGGGCGGCGCATTCACCACCGCCACCCAGCACACCACCACGTCCTGGGAGGGCCGCGACTTCGTGGCCATCGCCGACTACAACGGCGACAAGGCGATGGACCTGACGTACCGGACCACGGCGGGCAACATCGTGCTGCGCAAGGGCATCCTCGGCAGTGACGGGGTGAGCACGGTCCTCAGCAGCCTGGGCACCTCGGCAGGCAGCCTGGACGGTGACGACACCTACGCCTCCACCACCTTCACGGCCGCCAGCTACCCACTGGTGTACGGCAGTCCGGACATCTCCGGCGACGGCATCCCCGACATGATCGCGACCAACTCCGCGGGCGCCCTGCTCCTGTTCGCGGGTTCCGCCACCGCCAACGACGCGTCCCCGGACACGCTGGACGCGGACGGATGGACGACGGTGAAGCGGCTGGGCTGA
- a CDS encoding MFS transporter, which yields MRSYSALFRTREFTPLFLSTALRSAASTIGGLALATLTYRATGSPLLSALSMFGPQLAQVVGATTLLSASDRLPPRATLTGIALAFALGTAAMATPGLPIGAVFALLFVLGLIASLGAGVGWGLLNEILAKEGYLLGRSVFNMSNGLMQIAGFATGGVMVATLSPRTALLTAAALYLAGALVTRLGLTRRPPRLSGRPSIAQTWRTNAQLWSARPRRLTYLGLWMPNGLVVGIESLYVSYDPGSAGTLFACAALGMLIGDVTIGRFVSPRLRRRLAVPLLLLLAVPNLVFALGPGVWVAAVTVCVASVGYGASLVQQERLMFLTPPELSGHALGLHSAGMLTMQGVSAALAGTIAQLTSPGAAMALMAAGSVCVTVVLVAAGRREGHGSDGSTGDGAGVASPAEQPWSVERPGSTRNG from the coding sequence ATGCGCAGCTACTCCGCCCTCTTCCGCACCCGCGAGTTCACACCGCTCTTCCTCTCCACGGCGCTGAGATCGGCCGCCTCGACGATCGGCGGTCTGGCCCTCGCCACCCTCACCTACCGCGCCACCGGCTCGCCCCTGCTCTCCGCCCTGAGCATGTTCGGCCCCCAGCTCGCCCAGGTGGTGGGCGCCACGACCCTCCTCTCGGCCTCCGACCGACTGCCCCCGCGCGCGACCCTGACGGGCATCGCGCTCGCCTTCGCGCTCGGTACGGCGGCCATGGCGACCCCGGGCCTGCCGATCGGGGCGGTCTTCGCCCTGCTGTTCGTGCTGGGGCTGATCGCGTCGCTGGGGGCGGGGGTCGGCTGGGGCCTGCTCAACGAGATCCTGGCCAAGGAGGGCTACCTGCTGGGGCGTTCGGTCTTCAACATGTCGAACGGGCTGATGCAGATCGCCGGTTTCGCGACCGGCGGGGTCATGGTGGCGACCCTCTCTCCCCGCACCGCACTCCTCACCGCGGCGGCCCTCTACCTGGCAGGCGCCCTGGTGACCCGCCTGGGCCTGACCCGCCGCCCGCCCCGACTCTCCGGCCGCCCGTCCATCGCCCAGACCTGGCGTACGAACGCCCAGTTGTGGTCGGCCCGGCCTCGCAGACTCACCTACCTGGGCCTCTGGATGCCCAACGGCCTGGTCGTCGGCATCGAGTCCCTGTACGTGTCCTACGACCCCGGCTCCGCCGGCACCCTCTTCGCCTGCGCGGCCCTCGGCATGCTCATCGGGGACGTGACGATCGGCCGGTTCGTGTCACCCCGGCTGCGCCGCCGACTGGCCGTGCCGCTGCTCCTGTTGCTGGCGGTGCCGAACCTGGTGTTCGCGCTGGGCCCCGGGGTGTGGGTGGCGGCCGTGACGGTCTGCGTGGCCTCGGTCGGTTACGGCGCGAGCCTCGTCCAGCAGGAACGCCTGATGTTCCTCACCCCGCCCGAACTCTCCGGCCACGCCCTCGGATTGCACTCCGCCGGGATGCTCACGATGCAGGGCGTGAGCGCGGCCCTGGCCGGCACGATCGCCCAACTCACCTCCCCCGGGGCGGCGATGGCGTTGATGGCGGCGGGGTCGGTGTGCGTGACGGTGGTCCTGGTGGCGGCTGGGCGGCGCGAGGGGCACGGTTCGGATGGCAGCACGGGTGACGGCGCGGGAGTCGCGAGCCCGGCAGAGCAGCCGTGGTCCGTCGAGCGGCCCGGCAGCACCCGGAACGGGTGA
- a CDS encoding ArsR/SmtB family transcription factor: MGWWQVNADTLARSRFVISPLAETFANLRLLHAGTASHPGERGWLAAHLPAYRRRLAHDPTAALLVRAGLGRDWTADFLTPTPRYGETFEEAVDRVRTVAPALARDHLVRSRPGPLPAALADRDDLPERAADLLTYVWEEAVLPYWDRRRRVLEADVVARTARLGQDGWAAVLDTLRPGTRWLDGDRLQINLYANPPREISGAELVFVPVTPKAGWVAWEEPERYAVIYPCAGVLAEHRGGRGASAALGALLGPARATVLVLLDSPHSTTQLTGVTGQTLGSVGRHLRVLLDAGLVERHRAGRSVLYSRTAAGEVLVTASRAGAGPDTYRS; this comes from the coding sequence ATGGGCTGGTGGCAGGTGAACGCCGACACCCTGGCCCGCAGCCGGTTCGTCATCTCGCCCCTCGCCGAGACCTTCGCGAACCTGCGTCTGCTGCACGCCGGGACGGCCTCGCACCCCGGCGAGCGCGGCTGGCTGGCCGCCCACCTGCCCGCGTACCGCCGCCGTCTCGCGCACGACCCGACGGCCGCTCTCCTCGTCCGCGCCGGCCTCGGCCGGGACTGGACCGCCGACTTCCTGACCCCCACCCCCCGGTACGGGGAGACGTTCGAGGAGGCCGTCGACCGCGTCCGTACGGTCGCCCCCGCTCTCGCCCGCGACCACCTCGTCCGCTCCCGCCCCGGCCCGCTGCCCGCCGCCCTCGCCGACCGGGACGACCTCCCGGAACGCGCCGCCGACCTCCTCACGTACGTGTGGGAGGAGGCCGTACTGCCGTACTGGGACCGGCGTCGGCGCGTCCTCGAAGCCGATGTGGTCGCCCGGACCGCGCGGCTCGGTCAGGACGGCTGGGCGGCCGTCCTGGACACCCTGCGCCCGGGCACTCGCTGGCTCGACGGTGACCGGCTCCAGATCAACCTGTACGCGAACCCGCCCCGCGAGATCTCCGGTGCCGAGCTGGTCTTCGTACCCGTGACACCGAAGGCGGGGTGGGTGGCGTGGGAGGAGCCGGAGCGGTACGCCGTCATCTACCCGTGTGCGGGCGTGCTGGCCGAGCACCGCGGTGGGCGTGGGGCGTCCGCCGCCCTCGGGGCGCTCCTCGGACCGGCCCGGGCCACCGTGCTCGTCCTCCTCGACTCGCCCCACAGCACCACCCAGCTGACCGGCGTGACCGGGCAGACGCTCGGCTCGGTCGGGCGGCATCTGCGGGTGCTGCTGGACGCGGGGCTGGTGGAGCGGCATCGGGCGGGGCGGTCGGTGCTGTACTCGCGTACGGCGGCCGGTGAGGTCTTGGTCACGGCTTCGAGGGCGGGAGCAGGGCCCGACACCTACCGGAGTTAG
- a CDS encoding glutathione peroxidase yields the protein MTTDASSSPLDVEIGALTGGSADLSQYAGKAVLIVNVASKCGLTPQYAGLEKLQARYAEKGFTVLGVPCNQFLGQEPGSSEEIAEFCSATYGVTFPMTEKIEVNGDARHTLYDRLVGFADGEGHTGDIRWNFEKFLIGRDGQVVARFSPQTEPETDELVGAVEKAIG from the coding sequence ATGACCACAGATGCCAGTTCCTCCCCCCTCGATGTCGAGATCGGTGCCCTCACGGGCGGTTCCGCGGACCTGTCCCAGTACGCGGGCAAGGCCGTCCTCATCGTCAACGTCGCCTCCAAGTGCGGGCTGACCCCGCAGTACGCGGGGCTGGAGAAGCTCCAGGCGCGGTACGCCGAGAAGGGCTTCACCGTCCTCGGGGTGCCCTGCAACCAGTTCCTCGGCCAGGAGCCCGGCAGCTCCGAGGAGATCGCCGAGTTCTGCTCGGCGACGTACGGCGTGACCTTCCCGATGACCGAGAAGATCGAGGTCAACGGGGACGCCCGGCACACCCTGTACGACCGTCTGGTGGGCTTCGCCGACGGCGAGGGCCACACCGGCGACATCCGCTGGAACTTCGAGAAGTTCCTCATCGGCCGTGACGGCCAGGTCGTCGCCCGCTTCTCCCCGCAGACCGAGCCGGAGACGGACGAGCTGGTGGGCGCGGTGGAGAAGGCCATCGGCTGA
- a CDS encoding MerR family transcriptional regulator — translation MDGYGNDDLLTIGAFAARARLSPKALRLYDRLGLLAPAHVDEASGYRYYRTEQTERARLVALLRQLDMPLALIGELVTLVELDGTAAAERLAAYWADVEARIAGQRTLADYLRGRLSGRSSEMEELYGKFVIEIVDVPERVVLTETRHTLADELPAWIGASLGRLEAAARECGGVTAAPFVVYHSEVSMESDGPAESCVPVADEAAARAWAQAHGRPWETVVRVEPARRLAYTRITKAQVAHPQIIAAFEAVERWLAGQGTGPTGPCREVYFADWEAAGPDDAVCDIAFPVASSVTLPVPSPVSPAGS, via the coding sequence GTGGACGGCTACGGGAACGACGACCTGCTCACCATCGGCGCGTTCGCCGCACGGGCCCGGCTCTCGCCCAAGGCCCTGCGGCTGTACGACCGACTCGGGCTGCTCGCCCCCGCGCACGTCGACGAGGCGAGCGGCTACCGCTACTACCGCACCGAGCAGACCGAACGCGCCCGCCTGGTGGCATTGCTGCGACAGCTGGACATGCCACTCGCCCTCATCGGCGAGCTGGTGACCCTGGTCGAGCTGGACGGGACGGCCGCCGCCGAGCGGCTCGCCGCCTACTGGGCGGACGTCGAGGCGCGGATCGCGGGACAGCGCACACTCGCCGACTACCTCCGTGGACGACTGTCGGGGAGGAGCTCCGAGATGGAAGAGCTGTACGGGAAGTTCGTGATCGAGATCGTGGACGTACCCGAGCGGGTGGTGCTGACGGAGACGCGGCACACTCTCGCGGATGAGTTGCCCGCGTGGATCGGGGCGTCGCTGGGGCGCCTGGAGGCGGCGGCCCGGGAGTGCGGGGGCGTGACGGCGGCACCGTTCGTCGTCTACCACTCCGAGGTGTCCATGGAGAGCGACGGTCCGGCCGAGTCGTGCGTCCCGGTCGCCGACGAGGCCGCCGCGCGGGCCTGGGCGCAGGCGCACGGGCGGCCCTGGGAGACGGTGGTACGGGTGGAACCGGCCCGGCGGCTCGCGTACACGCGGATCACGAAGGCGCAGGTGGCCCATCCGCAGATCATCGCCGCTTTCGAGGCGGTGGAGCGGTGGCTGGCCGGGCAGGGGACCGGGCCGACGGGCCCGTGCCGCGAGGTGTACTTCGCGGACTGGGAAGCGGCGGGACCGGACGACGCGGTGTGCGACATCGCGTTCCCCGTCGCATCGTCCGTCACGCTGCCCGTCCCGTCCCCCGTCTCCCCGGCCGGTTCGTGA
- a CDS encoding ATP-binding cassette domain-containing protein: MESRLKRVPRSDTETSETARNSLPFRRGTSQKGGHQISGGQWQRLGVARARHRDARILVVDEPTSALDAETEQRVFDQIRSRAAAGQTIILITHRLHSVRHADEIYVLDRGRVAEHGTFEDLLRPDDDGPGLFRRMYLVQSEQYRLDGEQTAE, from the coding sequence GTGGAGTCCCGCCTCAAGCGCGTGCCGCGTAGCGACACGGAAACGAGCGAGACGGCCAGAAACTCCCTCCCCTTCAGGAGGGGTACAAGTCAAAAGGGTGGTCACCAGATATCCGGCGGCCAGTGGCAGCGCCTCGGCGTCGCCCGCGCCCGGCACCGCGACGCCCGCATCCTCGTCGTCGACGAACCGACCAGCGCCCTGGACGCGGAGACCGAGCAGCGCGTCTTCGACCAGATCCGCAGCCGCGCCGCCGCCGGCCAGACGATCATCCTGATCACCCACCGTCTGCACAGCGTCCGGCACGCCGACGAGATCTATGTCCTGGACCGGGGCCGGGTCGCCGAACACGGCACGTTCGAGGACCTGTTGAGGCCCGACGATGACGGACCGGGGCTTTTCCGGCGGATGTACCTCGTGCAGTCGGAGCAGTACCGGCTGGACGGCGAGCAGACGGCCGAGTAG
- a CDS encoding D-alanyl-D-alanine carboxypeptidase gives MRREKEASVAGESPDRSKQRESSEEPTSGSAGPVPGARGESGAGARDPRLAVARERESTARGGVDTATRVFQRPLLPAEAADAESGAETDVDASTADTAAEAAGEPGGAAEADGTDGTGSTRLRAAVAAWVASADGDGDGDGAEGEGGNRGGGESEGAEGAAEEPGPDAEAPADAPGGAEKPAAATTDDVGPEEPSGATDGAPEAADGASGDSAEGPSEADSAQESESKRQPKPGSERKPGPERKPGTEPKSGTEPKSGPESGAGSVSAGEPKSGAGSESGAEPTSGSESGVGPESGAEVENAAEPKPGVGSGVGPESDTEADSGTEPESAARPKSGTATGAGSEPGESGAGTGTGTDDAPEPKSAVEAGSGTERAADPRSGAGSDSGADPRSDAEPTSGAESDAETGSAPGSKPGAESGSKPGTAPGSKPGTAPGSKPGTAPGSKPGAESGAGSEPASDSAPSPDAKAEAGADSASVSGSAADSAPASGVDADGPAPKPFVDQPTAVFKAVRPPAAPPVDQPTTMLKLGDLAAAKPKGDRRDADGKADAKADADARTDAVEGAKGESVSERTSKFVALRQLDDPATRKPPPAAGPPEAPAPAPSSAQAPKAPAADATAVTPQVGPERTTQQPLPPMPPLDLLAELTNTPPPRDTAVRTVARRVKIWTPVVVLLAIVFAVVQAFRPLPSPELTLTAEDSHTFEGTAAALPWPSEGQGWMDVNGVGTMGNFGEQKPVAIGSVAKAMTAYIVLKDHPLKSGQAGPKITVDALAEKEAGYWKDGESTLTTVKQGDVLTEQQAISAIMIPSANNIARLLARWDSGTEAAFIKKMNDTAKELGMKNTTYTDASGLKETTVSTAEDQVKLGNALVRIPALMDITKLPVWYDPTGKKWDNYNRLVPYNGAIGIKTGTTTAAGGNLLFAATKEVGGETAVVVGAILGQHTAPIIDTVNAVSKTAMIAARDALLSSKILKKGDVVGYVDDGLGGHTPVVLSKDVTAVGWAGRKVELSFVADDDLPHSAKAGTTVGSLTVGDGKGGAVKVPVQLQKDLVEPGFDKKLTRVG, from the coding sequence GTGCGGCGCGAGAAGGAGGCATCGGTGGCGGGCGAGTCCCCCGACAGGTCGAAGCAGCGCGAGTCGTCGGAAGAACCGACGTCGGGGAGCGCGGGTCCGGTTCCCGGGGCCAGGGGTGAATCCGGCGCCGGGGCACGTGACCCACGGCTCGCGGTGGCCCGGGAGCGGGAGTCCACGGCGCGCGGTGGCGTCGACACGGCGACGCGGGTGTTCCAGCGCCCCCTCCTTCCGGCGGAGGCCGCGGATGCGGAGAGCGGTGCCGAGACCGACGTCGACGCGAGTACGGCGGACACGGCCGCGGAGGCTGCCGGCGAGCCCGGGGGTGCCGCCGAGGCCGACGGCACCGACGGGACGGGCAGCACCCGGTTGCGTGCGGCCGTGGCCGCGTGGGTCGCCAGCGCCGACGGCGACGGCGACGGTGACGGCGCCGAGGGCGAGGGCGGGAACAGGGGCGGGGGCGAGTCCGAAGGCGCCGAGGGTGCCGCCGAGGAACCCGGCCCCGATGCGGAAGCTCCGGCCGACGCCCCTGGGGGCGCCGAGAAGCCCGCGGCTGCCACCACTGACGATGTCGGACCCGAAGAGCCCTCCGGGGCCACTGACGGGGCCCCTGAGGCCGCCGACGGGGCATCTGGCGATTCCGCCGAGGGCCCCTCCGAGGCGGACAGTGCCCAGGAGAGCGAATCGAAGCGGCAGCCGAAGCCCGGGTCCGAGCGGAAGCCCGGGCCCGAGCGGAAGCCCGGCACCGAGCCGAAGTCCGGCACCGAGCCGAAGTCCGGGCCCGAGTCCGGCGCCGGGTCCGTGAGCGCGGGCGAGCCGAAGTCCGGCGCCGGCAGTGAATCCGGTGCCGAGCCGACGTCCGGCTCCGAATCCGGCGTCGGGCCCGAGTCGGGCGCCGAGGTCGAGAACGCGGCCGAGCCGAAGCCCGGCGTGGGGTCCGGGGTCGGGCCGGAGTCTGACACCGAGGCTGACTCCGGCACCGAGCCCGAGAGCGCCGCCAGGCCGAAGTCCGGCACCGCCACCGGCGCGGGGTCCGAGCCCGGCGAATCCGGAGCCGGGACCGGGACCGGGACCGATGACGCGCCTGAGCCGAAGTCCGCCGTCGAGGCCGGCTCCGGCACCGAGCGCGCGGCCGATCCGAGGTCCGGCGCCGGCAGCGATTCCGGGGCCGATCCGAGGTCCGACGCCGAGCCGACGTCCGGGGCTGAGTCCGACGCCGAGACGGGGTCCGCGCCCGGGTCCAAGCCCGGCGCCGAATCCGGGTCCAAGCCCGGCACCGCGCCCGGGTCCAAGCCCGGCACCGCGCCCGGGTCCAAGCCCGGCACCGCGCCCGGGTCCAAGCCCGGCGCCGAATCCGGGGCCGGGTCCGAGCCCGCGTCCGATTCGGCGCCCTCGCCTGACGCCAAGGCCGAAGCCGGCGCTGACTCCGCCTCCGTCTCTGGCTCCGCCGCTGACTCCGCCCCCGCCTCCGGCGTGGACGCCGACGGTCCGGCCCCCAAGCCCTTCGTCGATCAGCCCACCGCCGTCTTCAAGGCCGTACGCCCGCCCGCCGCGCCCCCTGTCGACCAGCCGACGACGATGCTCAAGCTCGGCGACCTCGCAGCGGCGAAGCCCAAGGGCGACAGGCGGGACGCGGACGGCAAGGCGGACGCCAAGGCAGACGCTGACGCCAGGACGGATGCCGTCGAGGGTGCCAAGGGCGAGTCCGTTTCGGAGCGAACCAGCAAATTCGTAGCCCTGAGGCAGCTGGACGACCCGGCGACCCGTAAGCCGCCGCCCGCCGCGGGCCCCCCCGAGGCACCCGCTCCGGCGCCGTCCTCCGCGCAGGCGCCGAAGGCACCCGCCGCCGATGCCACCGCCGTCACCCCGCAGGTCGGGCCGGAGCGGACGACGCAGCAGCCGTTGCCGCCCATGCCGCCGCTGGATCTGCTGGCCGAGCTGACGAACACGCCGCCGCCCCGGGACACCGCCGTGCGGACGGTCGCGCGGCGCGTCAAGATCTGGACGCCAGTGGTCGTCCTGCTGGCGATCGTCTTTGCGGTCGTACAGGCTTTCCGTCCGCTGCCGAGCCCCGAGCTGACGTTGACCGCCGAGGACTCCCACACCTTCGAGGGGACGGCCGCCGCGCTGCCGTGGCCGTCCGAGGGACAGGGCTGGATGGACGTCAACGGCGTCGGAACCATGGGGAACTTCGGCGAGCAGAAGCCGGTCGCCATCGGGTCGGTCGCCAAGGCGATGACCGCGTACATCGTCCTCAAGGACCACCCGCTGAAGTCCGGCCAGGCAGGCCCGAAGATCACCGTCGACGCGCTGGCGGAGAAGGAGGCCGGCTACTGGAAGGACGGCGAGTCCACGCTCACCACCGTCAAGCAGGGTGACGTCCTCACCGAGCAGCAGGCGATCTCGGCCATCATGATCCCGTCGGCGAACAACATCGCCCGGCTGCTGGCACGTTGGGACTCGGGGACCGAGGCGGCGTTCATCAAGAAGATGAACGACACGGCCAAGGAACTCGGGATGAAGAACACCACCTACACCGACGCCTCCGGCCTGAAGGAGACCACCGTCTCCACCGCCGAGGACCAGGTGAAGCTGGGCAACGCGCTGGTGCGGATCCCGGCGCTGATGGACATCACCAAGCTGCCGGTCTGGTACGACCCCACGGGCAAGAAGTGGGACAACTACAACCGTCTCGTCCCCTACAACGGTGCCATCGGCATCAAGACCGGCACCACCACCGCGGCCGGCGGCAACCTGCTCTTCGCCGCCACCAAGGAGGTCGGCGGCGAGACGGCCGTCGTCGTCGGCGCGATCCTCGGCCAGCACACGGCGCCGATCATCGACACCGTCAACGCGGTCAGCAAGACGGCGATGATCGCCGCCCGGGACGCGCTGCTGTCGTCGAAGATCCTGAAGAAGGGCGATGTCGTCGGGTACGTCGACGACGGGCTCGGCGGGCACACGCCGGTCGTGCTGTCGAAGGACGTCACGGCGGTCGGCTGGGCCGGGCGGAAGGTCGAGCTGTCGTTCGTCGCCGACGACGACCTGCCGCACTCCGCCAAGGCGGGCACCACGGTGGGCTCCCTCACCGTGGGCGACGGCAAGGGCGGCGCGGTCAAGGTCCCCGTCCAGCTCCAGAAGGACCTGGTCGAGCCCGGCTTCGACAAGAAGCTGACACGGGTCGGCTGA